A genomic segment from Gammaproteobacteria bacterium encodes:
- a CDS encoding gamma carbonic anhydrase family protein, with translation MIYSLGALSPTIAEDVYVADSADVIGNVEIGAGSSVWFNTVLRADNDLIRIGTGSNIQDGTVIHVDEGVPTLIGNNVTVGHSTMIHGCTLEDGCLVGIGTTILDYAVVGTHSIVGANSLITERKTYPSRSLILGSPAKVVRELTDEEVGLLEWTAAHYSKNAAHFRDNLRAVV, from the coding sequence ATGATCTATTCTCTCGGCGCCCTGTCGCCGACAATAGCAGAAGACGTCTATGTCGCGGACAGCGCAGACGTGATTGGCAATGTAGAAATCGGTGCTGGTTCGAGTGTCTGGTTTAACACCGTGTTACGAGCGGATAACGACTTAATCCGTATCGGCACAGGCAGCAATATTCAGGATGGGACAGTCATTCATGTGGATGAAGGCGTCCCCACACTCATTGGCAATAATGTCACGGTAGGCCACAGCACGATGATCCACGGCTGCACCCTGGAAGATGGCTGTCTGGTTGGTATTGGTACGACCATTTTGGATTATGCCGTCGTTGGTACACATTCCATTGTGGGCGCCAATTCCTTAATTACAGAACGAAAGACTTATCCCTCGCGATCTTTGATTCTCGGGTCTCCGGCCAAAGTCGTGCGAGAACTGACCGATGAGGAAGTGGGTCTGCTCGAGTGGACAGCGGCACACTACAGCAAGAACGCAGCGCATTTTCGAGACAATCTCAGGGCAGTTGTCTGA
- the sohB gene encoding protease SohB: MEFLSNYGLFLAKTVTLLAALLAVVGFIATLAMRRRSATPEYIEVKPINDHYRDISDVLQHSMLRKNEAKKKRKADKKVRKAEAKKTKTENSENRKRLFILDFQGDLRGSEVATLRQEVTAVLLVAREQDEVLLRLESTGGMVHAYGLAASQLSRIREKNIKLTIAVDKVAASGGYLMACVGDHILAAPFAVIGSIGVITQIPNFNRLLKKHDIDYEQVTAGEFKRTVTMFGETTDKARQKLKEEVEDTHMLFKDFVKEQRPVIDLEKVATGEYWLGTRAHALNLVDELRTSDDYLMLLRDETDLYEVHYKIRQKFSDKVFSLFSRLQRNTLVNYSEPTQPPNLT, from the coding sequence ATGGAATTTCTCTCAAACTACGGCTTGTTCCTGGCTAAAACAGTAACCTTGCTGGCCGCATTGCTGGCTGTCGTCGGGTTTATTGCAACCCTGGCGATGCGCCGACGAAGTGCTACCCCGGAGTATATAGAAGTCAAACCGATTAACGACCATTACCGCGACATCAGCGACGTCCTGCAACATTCCATGCTGCGCAAGAATGAGGCAAAGAAAAAAAGAAAAGCCGACAAAAAAGTAAGAAAAGCTGAGGCCAAAAAGACAAAAACCGAGAACAGTGAGAACAGAAAACGCCTGTTTATTCTCGATTTTCAGGGCGACCTCCGCGGCTCTGAAGTCGCGACACTTCGGCAAGAAGTCACAGCCGTGTTGTTGGTTGCTCGAGAACAAGATGAGGTGTTGCTGCGACTCGAAAGCACAGGTGGGATGGTCCATGCATACGGCCTGGCTGCTTCTCAACTGTCCAGAATTCGCGAAAAGAATATCAAGCTCACCATCGCGGTCGACAAAGTCGCAGCCAGTGGCGGTTACCTCATGGCCTGTGTGGGTGATCACATACTTGCCGCGCCCTTCGCGGTCATCGGCTCTATTGGTGTGATCACACAGATACCAAACTTCAATCGACTCCTGAAAAAGCACGATATCGACTATGAACAAGTGACGGCCGGTGAATTCAAACGGACAGTCACCATGTTTGGCGAAACCACCGATAAGGCGCGGCAGAAACTCAAGGAGGAAGTCGAAGACACTCACATGCTGTTCAAGGATTTTGTTAAGGAGCAGCGCCCTGTGATAGATCTCGAAAAAGTAGCGACAGGTGAATACTGGCTGGGAACGCGTGCGCATGCATTAAATCTTGTCGATGAACTGCGTACCAGCGATGACTACCTGATGTTGCTGCGCGATGAAACCGATTTGTACGAAGTGCATTACAAAATCAGGCAGAAATTCAGCGATAAGGTATTTTCTCTGTTCAGCAGATTGCAGCGGAATACCCTCGTCAATTACAGCGAGCCCACTCAACCGCCCAACCTGACCTGA
- the boxB gene encoding benzoyl-CoA 2,3-epoxidase subunit BoxB, which produces MTAENSRVSYDTVIPNNVGLASDHRVLKGLEQWHPGFLNWWRDMGPDGFQNVPVYLRTAVSVERDGWAQFGYVKMPDYRWGILLAPKIEDRTIGFGHYLGEPVWQEVPGEQRATLRRLIVIQGDTEPASVEQQRHLGKTAPSLYDLRNLCQVNVEEARHLWAMVYLLHKYFGRDGRDEAQELLRRRSGDSNSPRLLGAFNETTPEWLSFFMFTFFTDRDGKMQLESLAQSGFDPLARTARFMLTEEAHHMFVGQSGIARIVERTCSAMLENGLHDPYDVERIRALGVIDLPTVQRKLNFHFSVSLDLFGSEISTNAAGFFDSGIKGRYREAGIKDDHQLITATYPVLKLEQGHIKSVDAAAMPALNARLRDDYARECARGVDRWNTIIGKTDIPFTLSLPHVAFSRAVGEFGGTHADPQGHILTDDEWDERKHRFLPTVDDQAYLNSLMIPVLVPGEFAPWITPPGRPIDDKPSDFRYAKLNS; this is translated from the coding sequence GTGACAGCCGAAAACAGCCGAGTCAGCTACGACACCGTCATTCCAAACAATGTAGGCCTGGCGTCTGACCACAGGGTCCTTAAAGGACTTGAACAATGGCATCCGGGATTTCTTAACTGGTGGCGCGACATGGGACCGGATGGTTTTCAGAATGTACCGGTCTATCTGCGTACGGCTGTGAGTGTCGAACGTGATGGTTGGGCTCAGTTTGGCTACGTCAAGATGCCAGACTACCGATGGGGCATTCTACTCGCCCCAAAAATAGAGGATCGTACTATCGGATTCGGCCACTATCTGGGTGAACCAGTCTGGCAGGAAGTGCCTGGAGAGCAGCGCGCAACGCTGAGACGACTGATTGTCATTCAGGGGGATACAGAACCAGCATCCGTTGAACAGCAGCGTCACCTCGGAAAAACAGCGCCTTCACTTTACGACCTGCGAAATCTGTGCCAGGTGAATGTAGAAGAAGCGCGACACCTCTGGGCGATGGTTTATCTACTGCACAAATATTTTGGGCGTGACGGCCGGGACGAGGCACAGGAGCTGCTGCGGCGGCGTTCCGGCGACAGCAATTCACCGCGATTATTAGGAGCGTTTAATGAGACAACGCCCGAATGGCTGTCGTTCTTCATGTTCACTTTCTTCACAGATCGTGATGGCAAGATGCAACTAGAGAGCCTGGCCCAGTCCGGATTTGACCCGCTGGCGAGGACAGCACGGTTTATGCTCACCGAAGAGGCCCACCATATGTTTGTTGGTCAGAGCGGCATCGCGCGAATCGTCGAGAGAACATGTTCGGCCATGTTGGAAAATGGTCTTCATGACCCTTATGACGTCGAGCGGATCCGGGCACTGGGTGTTATCGATCTGCCTACTGTACAACGCAAGCTGAATTTTCATTTTTCGGTATCGCTCGATCTGTTCGGATCGGAAATATCGACCAATGCCGCTGGATTTTTTGATTCAGGTATAAAGGGTCGTTACCGCGAGGCCGGAATTAAGGATGACCATCAGCTCATTACTGCAACCTATCCGGTTCTTAAACTTGAGCAGGGGCACATAAAGTCGGTAGATGCAGCCGCGATGCCAGCACTGAATGCCCGCCTGCGTGATGACTATGCACGCGAGTGTGCGCGAGGAGTAGATCGGTGGAATACAATTATCGGCAAAACTGATATCCCTTTCACCCTGTCTCTGCCGCATGTCGCATTCTCCCGCGCCGTGGGCGAGTTTGGCGGTACTCATGCCGACCCTCAGGGGCATATCCTGACAGACGATGAATGGGATGAACGAAAACACCGTTTCCTGCCTACCGTGGATGATCAGGCCTACCTCAATTCACTTATGATCCCGGTTCTCGTACCTGGAGAGTTCGCGCCCTGGATCACCCCACCCGGCAGACCGATCGACGACAAACCTTCTGACTTCAGATACGCCAAGCTCAACAGTTGA
- the boxC gene encoding 2,3-epoxybenzoyl-CoA dihydrolase, whose product MEIDFQTEPQRYKHWHLRLDGRVAHLVLDVDEDGGLFDGYQLKLNSYDLGVDIELNDAIQRLRFEHPSVRIVLLESAKPTVFSAGANIKMLAGASHAHKVNFCKFTNETRNAIEDASAWSEKTFISVIQGTCAGGGYELALATDHILMADDGSSTIALPEVPLLAVLPGTGGLTRITDKRKVRRDIADVFSTLEEGVRGPKALAWGLIDQTVPPSELAGAIEHFVCQLEEQPDTAVNRKGIVLKPLERNFSDNTLSYSTVRVDKNPTAHTATLTISGPQCTAPENSDALSASGAAVWALRCARELDDALLHLRFNEPNLGVLIFRTEGDSVTAMQHDSFLNQHAEHWLVREIMLYWKRVLKRIDLTSRSLVALIDPGSCFVGLLSEIMFACDRTYMLIGQLDGDTRPPPVVILTASNFGPYPMANDLTRMETRFIGQPSTVTKLRNFIGDLLSTQTCLDLGLVTFAFDELDWADEIRIFLEERTAFSPDALTGLEANLRFPGPETMETKIFGRLSAWQNWIFQRPNAVGEQGALRRYGSGQKGIFSFERS is encoded by the coding sequence ATGGAGATCGATTTCCAGACCGAGCCCCAGCGGTATAAGCACTGGCACCTTCGCCTAGACGGTCGAGTTGCGCACCTGGTCCTGGATGTCGACGAAGACGGTGGCCTGTTCGACGGTTACCAGCTCAAACTCAATTCCTACGATCTTGGTGTCGATATTGAACTCAATGACGCTATTCAGCGCCTGCGATTCGAACACCCCAGCGTCCGTATTGTCCTACTTGAATCTGCTAAGCCCACGGTTTTCAGCGCGGGTGCCAATATCAAAATGCTCGCCGGTGCCAGTCACGCACACAAGGTCAATTTCTGTAAGTTCACTAACGAAACCCGCAATGCCATTGAGGATGCCTCTGCATGGTCAGAGAAGACCTTCATAAGCGTCATACAGGGTACCTGTGCTGGTGGTGGTTATGAACTGGCTCTCGCCACCGACCATATTCTGATGGCTGATGATGGCTCTTCGACTATCGCTCTGCCGGAAGTACCGCTTCTTGCGGTACTGCCGGGCACGGGTGGTCTGACACGAATCACAGACAAACGAAAAGTCCGTCGAGACATCGCCGACGTATTTTCAACACTGGAAGAAGGTGTCCGCGGTCCTAAAGCACTGGCTTGGGGGCTGATCGACCAGACCGTACCACCTTCGGAACTTGCAGGGGCAATTGAACACTTCGTCTGTCAACTGGAAGAACAACCTGATACAGCGGTCAACCGCAAGGGCATAGTCTTAAAACCCCTGGAACGCAATTTTTCTGACAATACGCTGAGCTACTCTACTGTTCGTGTGGACAAAAACCCTACTGCCCATACTGCAACACTCACCATCTCCGGTCCGCAATGCACAGCCCCCGAAAATAGTGATGCACTGTCGGCGAGCGGTGCGGCGGTCTGGGCACTGCGCTGTGCCCGCGAATTAGATGATGCGCTGCTTCATCTGCGCTTCAATGAACCCAACCTGGGTGTGTTGATTTTTCGAACTGAAGGTGATTCTGTAACTGCAATGCAGCATGATTCTTTCTTAAACCAACACGCTGAGCATTGGCTTGTTCGTGAGATCATGCTGTACTGGAAACGCGTATTGAAACGTATTGACTTGACTTCGAGGTCTCTCGTTGCCTTAATTGATCCGGGCAGCTGTTTTGTTGGATTACTTTCGGAGATCATGTTCGCGTGCGACCGCACGTACATGCTGATCGGCCAACTCGATGGGGACACCCGTCCACCACCGGTGGTTATATTGACGGCTTCTAACTTCGGACCCTACCCGATGGCCAACGACCTTACCCGCATGGAAACGCGATTCATCGGACAACCCAGCACCGTGACGAAACTCCGCAATTTTATCGGTGACTTGCTGTCTACTCAGACCTGCCTGGACCTGGGTCTGGTTACATTTGCATTTGACGAATTGGACTGGGCAGACGAAATTCGGATATTCCTGGAAGAGCGTACCGCATTTTCGCCTGACGCCCTGACTGGTCTGGAGGCGAATCTACGCTTTCCGGGACCAGAGACCATGGAAACCAAGATTTTCGGGCGCCTCAGTGCATGGCAGAACTGGATCTTTCAACGCCCTAACGCTGTGGGTGAACAAGGCGCGTTGCGTCGATATGGTTCCGGCCAAAAAGGGATTTTTAGTTTCGAACGTTCGTAA
- a CDS encoding FAD-binding oxidoreductase, protein MTDLAEQSQGQRNIAVIGAGIVGVSCALHLQQAGFKVTLFDRDEPGSGATYGNACTFASYGSIPVNRPDLIWRFPSLMFGHERPLSIAWRYMPNMTPWLIQFLKHCRRKHVDRTINGLGSLLRDAEHASMMLFRLSGGADLISHDGTITIYPTSESFDADAINRQRRRNQGAQIQELTVTELQDLEPNLAPIFPHALLYPNGFTILDPKQMTSRMVDHLCQTGGHFIKGEVSAMEAQSADGVAFKVNGSRHHYEQAVLAGGAWSMQIAKGGCEELPLDTERGYHVLFPESGELLNRPVGFADAGFYMTPMCQGLRAAGTVELGGLNAAPNPERLSYIERRVRGALPDVGPVSDTWLGFRPTLPDSLPVIGRSRQNPNLIFAFGHHHLGLTLGGITGKLVGEIAVGATPSLDVTPFRPDRFS, encoded by the coding sequence GTGACAGATCTGGCTGAACAATCTCAAGGGCAGCGAAACATCGCCGTCATTGGCGCAGGCATCGTTGGTGTCTCCTGTGCTCTCCACCTCCAACAAGCCGGGTTCAAAGTAACGCTGTTCGACCGTGACGAGCCTGGTTCAGGCGCGACTTATGGCAACGCATGCACTTTTGCCTCATACGGCTCAATACCAGTAAACAGGCCAGACTTGATATGGCGTTTTCCATCACTGATGTTTGGCCACGAACGCCCTTTATCGATTGCCTGGCGCTATATGCCAAATATGACCCCCTGGTTGATACAGTTCCTTAAGCACTGTAGGCGAAAGCATGTAGATCGCACCATTAACGGACTCGGTAGCCTACTCCGCGATGCTGAACATGCTTCTATGATGCTGTTTCGTCTAAGCGGTGGTGCTGATCTGATTTCACACGATGGAACGATCACCATCTACCCAACCTCAGAATCTTTCGACGCCGACGCAATAAATCGACAACGACGACGTAACCAAGGCGCTCAAATCCAGGAACTCACTGTAACCGAACTTCAAGACCTCGAACCCAACTTAGCACCAATTTTTCCGCATGCCCTGTTGTATCCAAACGGCTTTACGATACTTGACCCCAAACAGATGACCAGCCGTATGGTAGACCACCTCTGCCAGACCGGTGGCCACTTTATCAAGGGTGAGGTCTCTGCTATGGAGGCTCAGTCCGCAGATGGTGTTGCATTCAAGGTTAACGGCAGCCGCCATCACTACGAGCAGGCAGTTCTTGCCGGTGGCGCCTGGTCAATGCAGATTGCAAAAGGCGGTTGTGAAGAGCTGCCACTCGATACTGAGCGCGGCTATCATGTACTATTTCCGGAATCAGGTGAACTCCTCAACCGACCGGTTGGATTTGCAGATGCTGGGTTTTACATGACCCCGATGTGTCAGGGGCTCAGGGCCGCTGGAACCGTCGAACTTGGGGGATTAAATGCTGCTCCCAATCCTGAGCGCCTGTCTTATATTGAGCGTCGTGTGCGGGGGGCACTGCCGGATGTTGGACCCGTGTCGGATACCTGGCTCGGCTTTCGGCCAACACTGCCTGACAGCCTGCCGGTAATCGGCCGATCCAGACAAAATCCAAATCTGATTTTTGCCTTTGGACACCATCACCTGGGGCTGACCCTGGGGGGTATTACCGGCAAGCTGGTGGGTGAAATAGCAGTAGGTGCAACACCCTCACTCGATGTCACGCCATTTAGACCGGACCGTTTCAGTTGA
- a CDS encoding benzoate-CoA ligase family protein, whose product MYNATNHFIDRHAGKTSGARVAYTDHTGDWTYQKLAAMVNQAGHVLSNLGLKAEQRMLMCMTDSVWFPAVFWGAIKIGAVPVPVNTMLTDADYAYMLNDSCARVLVVSESLYPKFVPHIDAQSSLGEVVIDGSGTDGRPSLSVLMESFEAELPTAPTKRGDAAFWLYTSGSTGQPKGVVHRHSDLVQTARLYGDGILKLDKSDVAFSAAKLFFAYGLGNGMSFPLHVGCRTVLLADRPTPESVLSVMKDQDVSIFFGVPTLYGAILSDNANDRSKVSEQLRLCVSAGEALPEEIGKEWERRFGVPILDGLGSTELLHIFLSNRPDDVRYGTTGRPVSGYKLRIVDEDDMDVSAGEMGELLVSGPSSAVCYWGQPEKSAQTFQGEWTRSGDKYYKDQQDYYVYCGRTDDMLKVGGIWVSPFEVESALIADERVLEVAVIGYKDDHGLVKPKAYVVLKAGVEKTSELVEELQGFVKDRLAPFKYPRRIDFIDALPKTATGKIQRYKLRHRHTDQP is encoded by the coding sequence ATGTACAACGCGACCAACCACTTTATAGACCGGCATGCCGGCAAGACGTCCGGTGCCCGGGTTGCATACACGGACCATACAGGTGACTGGACATACCAGAAACTCGCCGCCATGGTCAATCAAGCCGGCCACGTGTTATCGAATCTGGGACTGAAAGCGGAGCAGCGCATGCTGATGTGCATGACTGACTCTGTGTGGTTTCCCGCAGTGTTCTGGGGCGCCATTAAGATCGGTGCGGTGCCAGTTCCCGTCAATACGATGCTGACGGATGCTGACTACGCCTACATGCTGAATGATTCGTGCGCCCGAGTGCTGGTGGTATCCGAAAGCTTGTATCCAAAATTTGTACCCCATATAGACGCTCAATCTTCTCTGGGAGAGGTGGTCATCGATGGTTCCGGAACCGATGGCCGGCCCAGTCTGTCAGTGCTGATGGAGTCGTTTGAAGCAGAGCTGCCCACCGCACCGACAAAGCGGGGGGATGCTGCGTTCTGGCTTTACACCTCCGGATCAACAGGGCAGCCTAAAGGTGTAGTTCACCGTCATTCAGATCTAGTCCAGACGGCCCGGTTATATGGTGACGGGATTTTGAAACTGGATAAGTCCGATGTCGCTTTTTCAGCAGCAAAGCTGTTTTTTGCGTATGGATTAGGTAACGGCATGTCCTTCCCATTGCACGTGGGGTGCCGTACGGTTTTACTGGCTGATCGTCCGACTCCGGAAAGCGTGCTTTCTGTGATGAAGGATCAAGATGTCTCTATATTTTTTGGTGTACCGACACTTTACGGTGCGATACTCAGTGACAATGCCAACGATCGCAGCAAGGTGTCAGAACAACTTCGGCTTTGCGTGTCAGCCGGTGAAGCTCTGCCTGAGGAGATCGGCAAAGAATGGGAGAGGAGATTTGGCGTGCCAATTCTCGATGGTCTTGGCAGTACCGAACTACTGCATATCTTTCTAAGCAATAGACCCGACGACGTTCGTTACGGCACTACCGGCCGGCCAGTTTCCGGGTATAAGTTGAGGATCGTTGATGAAGACGATATGGATGTTTCAGCAGGCGAGATGGGTGAGCTGCTGGTGTCGGGCCCTTCCAGTGCTGTGTGTTACTGGGGGCAGCCGGAAAAATCTGCCCAGACCTTTCAGGGTGAGTGGACGCGTTCGGGGGATAAATATTACAAGGATCAACAGGACTACTATGTTTATTGCGGCAGAACCGACGACATGCTCAAGGTCGGCGGGATCTGGGTCTCTCCATTCGAAGTTGAGAGTGCGCTGATTGCGGATGAACGGGTTCTGGAGGTTGCGGTTATCGGTTACAAGGATGACCACGGTCTGGTCAAACCCAAGGCCTATGTTGTGCTCAAAGCGGGTGTTGAAAAAACAAGCGAGTTGGTGGAGGAACTCCAGGGCTTTGTGAAGGACCGTTTGGCACCGTTTAAATATCCCCGCAGAATCGATTTCATTGATGCATTACCCAAGACAGCTACCGGCAAGATACAGCGGTACAAGCTTCGACACCGGCATACAGATCAACCCTGA
- a CDS encoding alpha/beta hydrolase, with translation MNSTGQLEHVQIDGCRLEYLWSCGAVEPYQTTLVLLHEGLGCVRSWRDFPQVLAASTGLAVLAYSRAGYGGSGPASLPRQPNYMHHEALVVLPALLEKLNVESPLLIGHSDGASIAIIYAGSNEKEILQGLVLMAPHVFHEQVSLAGVNRARLLYQHADLRDKLMRYHGNQVDDAFWGWNDVWRLPDFQDWNIENSLDNIDVPVLVIQGTDDEYGSVAQLDAIESRVLSDIERHFLENVGHSPQREQSAFVLDMINRLIGRL, from the coding sequence TTGAATTCAACAGGTCAGCTGGAGCACGTTCAAATCGATGGTTGTCGGCTTGAATATCTCTGGAGCTGCGGAGCCGTTGAACCATATCAGACGACGTTGGTCCTCCTGCATGAGGGGCTGGGCTGCGTCCGGAGTTGGCGTGATTTTCCGCAGGTGCTGGCGGCGTCGACAGGCCTCGCTGTGCTGGCCTATTCACGGGCCGGTTACGGGGGTTCCGGACCCGCTTCGCTGCCGAGACAGCCTAACTATATGCATCACGAAGCGCTGGTTGTTCTGCCCGCCCTGCTTGAGAAACTCAATGTTGAGTCGCCCCTATTGATTGGCCACAGTGACGGCGCATCAATCGCGATCATCTATGCCGGCAGTAATGAAAAAGAGATTCTACAAGGACTGGTACTCATGGCGCCGCACGTTTTCCATGAACAGGTTAGTCTGGCTGGAGTTAACCGGGCACGTTTGTTGTATCAGCATGCAGACCTACGGGACAAATTGATGCGCTATCACGGCAACCAGGTCGATGATGCTTTCTGGGGTTGGAACGATGTCTGGCGACTTCCCGACTTTCAGGATTGGAACATTGAGAACTCCCTGGACAATATCGACGTGCCCGTACTGGTGATTCAGGGAACGGATGACGAATACGGCTCAGTGGCACAACTCGATGCGATCGAATCTCGGGTGCTCTCGGACATCGAACGTCACTTCCTGGAGAATGTCGGGCACTCGCCTCAACGCGAGCAGTCGGCGTTTGTACTGGATATGATCAACCGGTTGATCGGGCGTTTATGA
- a CDS encoding DUF167 domain-containing protein: protein MCDNKFHRWHGSDLELAIRVVTRAKRSEFGQIRNGRLIVRVCASPVSGKANTELLKFLAASFGCSQRDVNLRSGVRSREKRVQIKAPSQIPEILDGSLKRSQAKGNR from the coding sequence ATGTGCGATAATAAGTTTCACCGGTGGCATGGGTCTGACCTTGAGTTGGCAATCAGGGTAGTAACCCGGGCAAAACGGTCAGAATTTGGTCAGATTCGCAATGGTCGGCTCATTGTCAGAGTGTGTGCGTCACCGGTGTCAGGGAAAGCCAATACTGAACTGCTGAAGTTTCTGGCCGCTTCGTTCGGATGTTCACAACGCGATGTGAATTTACGCAGCGGAGTGCGAAGTCGTGAAAAGCGGGTACAGATCAAAGCGCCATCCCAGATACCCGAAATTCTCGATGGTTCGCTGAAGCGTTCTCAGGCAAAGGGTAATCGGTAA
- a CDS encoding efflux RND transporter periplasmic adaptor subunit has translation MKKSIILALLIVVVVVGWLLSGVWWSSDQYSVNQGTGSGVSTSAELTEPALPRVRVRSVEAKRVPLEIILLGTTEAKRKVRLRAQTAGVVKEVLADKGQVVRQGDVLIKLAADDRLARLRQAKALLELRQTEFDAAASLSKKNLRSQIALSEARALLTAAMASLEGIKVDIDRTRIRAPFDGVVDQRFVELGDYMKVGEPVATILDLSTIVVAGDVSEHNVSKIKPGLSGHAVLVDKRELDGKITYVARSSSASTRTFRVELEVPNPDYSVAEGITAKITLLVGETVAHRLSLAVLTLSDEGVMGIKVVNADNVVEFLPVTLVADTPEGTWLGGLPKKLELISVGHEFVKKGQKVIAVPEQKAQD, from the coding sequence ATGAAAAAATCAATAATTCTAGCGTTGCTGATTGTTGTGGTCGTCGTTGGCTGGTTGCTGTCCGGTGTTTGGTGGAGTTCCGATCAATATTCTGTAAATCAAGGTACAGGCTCGGGTGTTTCTACGTCGGCAGAACTGACTGAACCGGCATTACCTCGGGTACGTGTGCGCAGTGTTGAGGCAAAACGTGTACCACTGGAGATTATTCTGCTGGGAACGACTGAGGCGAAGCGTAAGGTCAGACTTCGGGCACAGACCGCAGGTGTCGTCAAAGAGGTTCTTGCTGACAAAGGCCAGGTCGTACGCCAGGGAGATGTGCTCATAAAATTGGCAGCGGACGACCGGCTGGCACGGTTACGTCAGGCAAAGGCTCTGTTGGAACTGCGTCAGACCGAGTTCGACGCCGCCGCTTCATTGTCAAAGAAAAACCTTCGATCACAGATCGCGTTGTCTGAGGCCAGGGCATTGTTGACCGCCGCCATGGCCAGTCTAGAAGGAATTAAAGTGGATATCGATAGAACCCGGATCCGGGCACCGTTTGATGGTGTCGTCGATCAAAGGTTTGTTGAACTCGGTGACTACATGAAAGTGGGAGAGCCTGTTGCGACGATCCTCGATCTTTCAACCATAGTCGTCGCCGGAGATGTTTCTGAGCACAATGTGTCGAAGATTAAACCGGGTCTTTCAGGACATGCGGTGCTTGTGGATAAGCGCGAACTTGATGGAAAGATCACCTATGTCGCGCGCTCCAGCAGTGCATCTACCCGGACATTCCGAGTGGAACTGGAGGTGCCTAATCCTGACTACAGCGTGGCTGAAGGTATTACTGCAAAGATCACGCTGCTGGTCGGTGAGACTGTCGCGCACCGGCTATCTCTTGCCGTGCTGACGCTGAGTGACGAGGGGGTGATGGGGATCAAGGTGGTTAACGCGGACAATGTCGTCGAGTTTCTTCCCGTGACTCTGGTTGCTGATACGCCCGAGGGCACCTGGCTTGGCGGTCTGCCAAAAAAGCTAGAACTGATCAGCGTTGGGCATGAGTTCGTAAAAAAGGGCCAGAAGGTCATTGCTGTTCCCGAGCAGAAGGCGCAAGACTGA